In Bacteroides coprosuis DSM 18011, the following are encoded in one genomic region:
- a CDS encoding SMC domain protein (COGs: COG0419 ATPase involved in DNA repair~InterPro IPR003395~KEGG: bfr:BF3146 ATP-dependent exonuclease SbcC~PFAM: RecF/RecN/SMC~SPTR: Exonuclease SbcCD, C subunit;~IMG reference gene:2504106523) gives MKITRIELCNLASIESEAVIDFEKEPLLSAGIFAISGPTGSGKSTILDALCLALYDKIPRFEISAGTTKVSDGGDSEISQNDVRNILRRGMANGYAEVDFIGINEIRYRSRWTVKRSYNKPDGKLQAQTLVVYDLTNGVELQGTKTELLQKLSQAIGLSYEQFTRTVLLAQNDFATFLKSNEKDKAELLEKLTGTEIYSKISQLIYARNKEEQGLIKKIETQMEVVQILPPEKVESIQTRYEGVKQESVKLRDQLQTCTKRDEAFKKKFDIEKSIAQTRDKIKENNKKKESSLLRKEESKKQKEVFENDWELLEPQIELAISLDTKISTKKEQLTTLRHRFDSSSKELESKQRRDKIVTDRLNNSISALKNLYEELRIPESVGKKVADVIGYLQAQVHNYTLKQAEYNKELQSLKIEKVYDKQKEINLSKVNLNKLSSDFREFNRVLKERETLEKELETLTKTKKSKDEELTNYAQSLEKTQIQFNHSADLYRKSQIRVSNNVISLRELLEPGKECPVCGSTQHFFHTATIKSDFSVLEQSYKELTTKVNILQTKKVGVEKELDHLAKDLAKVKKDLADKKDHLEALQSLYEKSVFSEAYIEKQTEELSIAESKINSVILNYNKVIEERDKIIQAKEQIYKDQSRLNDSFNAYKEAKSESTLAKKEVEASSKLLTEIKEELDKEQAILSSQTKERKSLLRGKTVEEIKRDYKAKTEKFKVVFEAFQKEESDLLTERATIEGQLLELDQNLLAYKSQLKDISEKENSTTLKELSNQIELIDKELNNCYHLLQQDKENRKKFDVLLKQKEKQLVIAEEWGRLNTLLGSSDGAKFKVIAQSYTLKILLLHANKHLSYLARRYRLEQVGDSLSLQVIDCDMCDEVRTVLSLSGGESFLISLALALGLSSLSSNNLKVESLFIDEGFGSLDADSLRTAMDALEQLQMQGRKIGVISHVQEMSERIAIQIRLEKEASGKSKIMIN, from the coding sequence ATGAAAATAACTCGAATTGAATTGTGTAATTTAGCCTCGATTGAGAGTGAAGCTGTTATCGATTTTGAAAAAGAACCTCTATTGTCCGCAGGAATCTTTGCTATTTCTGGACCAACGGGTTCAGGTAAATCTACCATCTTAGATGCTCTATGTTTAGCTCTCTATGATAAGATTCCTAGATTTGAGATATCTGCAGGAACAACCAAAGTGAGTGATGGGGGTGATTCTGAAATTAGTCAAAATGATGTGAGGAATATCTTACGAAGAGGGATGGCAAATGGTTATGCTGAAGTAGACTTTATCGGTATTAATGAAATTAGATATCGATCAAGGTGGACAGTGAAGCGTTCTTATAATAAACCAGATGGTAAATTACAAGCACAAACTCTTGTTGTTTATGATTTAACTAATGGTGTAGAACTACAAGGCACTAAAACAGAATTGCTGCAGAAGTTATCGCAAGCAATAGGTTTGAGTTATGAACAGTTTACAAGAACGGTTTTATTAGCTCAGAATGATTTTGCCACATTCTTAAAATCAAATGAAAAAGATAAAGCCGAGCTACTAGAGAAACTTACCGGTACAGAAATTTATTCTAAAATATCTCAATTAATTTATGCTCGAAATAAGGAAGAGCAAGGTCTTATCAAGAAAATTGAGACACAGATGGAAGTAGTACAAATACTGCCACCAGAAAAAGTAGAGAGCATTCAAACTAGATATGAGGGAGTAAAGCAGGAATCTGTTAAGTTAAGAGACCAATTGCAAACTTGTACAAAACGAGATGAAGCCTTCAAGAAAAAATTTGATATAGAAAAGAGCATTGCTCAAACTAGGGATAAAATCAAGGAAAATAATAAGAAGAAAGAGAGTAGTCTTCTTCGAAAGGAAGAATCAAAAAAACAGAAAGAAGTATTTGAGAATGATTGGGAATTGCTAGAACCTCAGATTGAACTAGCTATTTCTCTAGATACTAAAATTAGTACAAAAAAGGAACAACTTACTACTCTTCGTCACAGATTTGATTCAAGTTCTAAAGAGCTAGAGTCTAAGCAGCGCAGAGATAAGATAGTAACAGACCGATTAAATAATTCGATAAGTGCTTTAAAGAATCTCTATGAAGAGCTTCGAATACCTGAAAGTGTAGGAAAGAAAGTTGCAGATGTTATTGGGTATCTTCAAGCTCAAGTACATAACTATACTCTTAAACAAGCTGAATATAATAAAGAATTACAATCTTTAAAGATTGAAAAAGTCTATGACAAACAAAAAGAGATCAATTTGTCTAAAGTCAATCTTAATAAACTAAGTAGTGATTTTCGTGAGTTTAATAGAGTCTTAAAAGAGCGTGAAACTCTAGAAAAAGAATTGGAAACCCTTACTAAAACCAAAAAATCTAAAGACGAAGAATTGACAAACTATGCTCAATCGTTAGAGAAAACTCAAATTCAATTTAATCATTCTGCAGATTTATATAGAAAATCTCAAATTAGGGTAAGTAATAATGTGATAAGTTTACGAGAACTTTTAGAGCCAGGTAAGGAGTGTCCTGTATGTGGTAGTACCCAGCATTTCTTCCATACAGCTACTATTAAAAGTGATTTCAGTGTGTTAGAGCAATCTTATAAAGAACTAACTACAAAAGTAAATATTCTACAGACGAAGAAAGTAGGGGTTGAAAAAGAATTAGATCATCTAGCTAAAGATTTAGCTAAAGTGAAAAAAGATCTAGCGGATAAAAAGGATCATTTAGAAGCCTTACAAAGTCTGTATGAAAAGAGTGTTTTTAGTGAGGCATATATAGAAAAACAGACTGAGGAATTGAGTATTGCAGAAAGTAAGATAAACTCTGTGATTTTGAATTACAATAAAGTAATTGAAGAGAGAGATAAAATTATCCAAGCAAAGGAGCAAATTTATAAAGATCAATCTCGATTAAATGATAGTTTTAATGCATATAAAGAAGCAAAATCGGAGAGCACTTTAGCAAAAAAAGAAGTTGAGGCGTCGAGTAAATTACTGACTGAAATAAAAGAAGAATTAGATAAAGAACAAGCTATTTTATCTTCTCAAACGAAAGAAAGGAAATCTCTATTAAGAGGTAAAACTGTTGAGGAAATTAAGAGAGATTATAAAGCTAAAACAGAAAAATTTAAAGTTGTTTTTGAAGCATTTCAGAAAGAAGAATCTGATTTACTTACTGAAAGAGCTACAATAGAAGGACAATTATTAGAGTTGGATCAAAATCTACTTGCGTATAAGTCTCAGTTAAAAGATATATCAGAAAAAGAGAATAGTACTACTCTTAAAGAGTTAAGCAATCAGATAGAATTGATTGATAAAGAATTAAACAATTGTTATCATTTACTTCAGCAAGATAAGGAGAATAGAAAAAAGTTTGATGTACTGTTGAAGCAGAAAGAGAAACAACTAGTTATTGCAGAAGAATGGGGTAGATTAAATACTTTGTTAGGAAGCTCTGATGGGGCTAAATTTAAAGTAATTGCTCAAAGTTATACGCTGAAAATATTATTACTTCATGCCAATAAGCATCTATCTTATTTAGCTCGAAGATATCGCTTAGAACAAGTAGGAGATAGTTTGTCTTTACAAGTTATTGATTGTGATATGTGTGATGAAGTACGAACTGTACTTTCTTTGTCGGGGGGTGAGTCCTTTTTAATTTCTTTGGCTTTAGCATTAGGTTTATCTTCTTTGTCAAGCAATAATTTGAAGGTTGAGTCTCTTTTTATAGATGAAGGTTTTGGTTCACTAGATGCTGACAGCCTACGTACGGCAATGGATGCTCTTGAACAATTACAAATGCAAGGTCGAAAAATAGGCGTAATATCTCACGTTCAAGAAATGAGTGAGAGAATAGCGATTCAAATAAGGTTGGAAAAAGAAGCTAGTGGCAAAAGTAAAATAATGATTAATTGA
- a CDS encoding metallophosphoesterase (COGs: COG1408 phosphohydrolase~InterPro IPR004843~KEGG: bth:BT_0246 calcineurin-like phosphoesterase domain-containing protein~PFAM: Metallo-dependent phosphatase~SPTR: Integral membrane protein;~IMG reference gene:2504106524~PFAM: Calcineurin-like phosphoesterase), translated as MLLIKIFLVFTLVAVLPSVFIYSRLNIKNARKLLKRYFWLPPLFITLGLVYLTFIASGKLLNDNDVIMGWLVMLYFGLVIPRFILSIILLISLPFHYFYKGLTRPLLIVAAILSFIVEGGLIYGIFIGRNQFEVKQFVYESPHIPQAFDNYKIAQISDLHMGGWIGNKAALKRFVSLVNHQNADVIVFTGDLVNQRAVELKGFDVILSELNSPDGVYSILGNHDYGSYYRYWRDSSEEVNNLLVLQDIQRKMGWKLLNNEHTFLQRDKDSIALIGVENDGEPPFSQFADLQKAMKGTDNYFQILLSHNPTHWKREVLPESNIDIMLAGHTHAMQLELFHRSLASLKYKEWSGAYYYGNRALYVNIGAGEIGIPFRLGAWPEITIITLKHKSIN; from the coding sequence ATGCTATTAATCAAGATTTTTTTAGTTTTTACGCTCGTTGCTGTATTACCATCTGTCTTTATTTATTCTAGACTAAATATAAAGAACGCACGTAAACTACTGAAACGTTACTTTTGGCTTCCACCTCTTTTCATTACACTAGGTTTAGTCTATCTCACTTTTATAGCTAGTGGTAAACTCTTAAATGATAACGATGTTATCATGGGGTGGCTAGTGATGCTTTACTTTGGACTTGTAATTCCTCGGTTTATATTAAGCATCATACTACTTATTAGTTTACCCTTCCATTATTTTTATAAAGGATTAACTAGACCCTTACTTATAGTAGCTGCTATACTTTCTTTTATAGTAGAAGGTGGACTTATCTATGGCATATTTATAGGAAGAAATCAATTTGAAGTAAAACAATTTGTTTATGAGTCGCCACACATTCCACAAGCTTTTGATAACTATAAAATAGCACAGATTTCAGACCTTCACATGGGAGGATGGATAGGAAATAAAGCTGCATTAAAAAGATTTGTCTCCTTAGTAAATCACCAAAATGCTGATGTAATAGTATTTACAGGAGATTTAGTAAATCAGAGAGCAGTAGAATTAAAAGGCTTTGATGTTATTCTATCAGAGTTAAACAGCCCCGATGGTGTTTATTCTATTTTAGGGAATCATGACTATGGTAGCTATTATAGATATTGGAGAGACTCAAGCGAAGAAGTCAACAACTTACTAGTGCTACAAGATATTCAGCGAAAGATGGGATGGAAACTCCTCAATAATGAACATACATTCCTCCAAAGAGATAAAGATAGTATAGCCCTTATCGGAGTTGAAAATGATGGAGAACCTCCTTTCTCTCAATTTGCAGATCTACAAAAAGCAATGAAAGGAACTGATAACTATTTTCAAATTTTACTAAGCCATAATCCAACCCATTGGAAAAGGGAGGTACTGCCAGAGAGCAATATAGATATCATGCTTGCTGGTCATACACATGCCATGCAACTTGAATTATTTCATCGCTCACTAGCCTCTCTTAAATATAAAGAATGGTCTGGGGCATATTATTATGGAAACAGGGCTTTATATGTTAATATAGGAGCTGGAGAAATAGGAATACCTTTCCGTTTAGGGGCATGGCCCGAAATCACCATAATCACATTAAAACACAAGTCTATCAATTAA
- a CDS encoding 5-methyltetrahydrofolate--homocysteine methyltransferase or methionine synthase (KEGG: bth:BT_0249 5-methyltetrahydrofolate--homocysteine methyltransferase or methionine synthase~SPTR: 5-methyltetrahydrofolate--homocysteine methyltransferase or methionine synthase;~IMG reference gene:2504106525), with protein sequence MIIKHTIRDLISKINWEAFFIEWKFHKRFASIANLQGCDVVRASWLTDFEEKDRAKASEAMQLLKEAYRILQQLDKEYEITTLHKSTPALPAKLQELVALEPAYVPYTLMVAAADPEIDLLYENDEHNRKIVQSITNRLVEAGIVASREQIDENLHSFAIDPRTRKPDLWKQLDELLDFKKIGVSISKDGDLLPLSAQCAIIM encoded by the coding sequence ATGATTATAAAGCATACAATAAGAGATCTTATTTCAAAAATAAACTGGGAAGCATTTTTTATAGAATGGAAATTTCATAAACGCTTCGCTTCAATAGCCAATCTTCAAGGTTGCGATGTAGTACGTGCCTCTTGGCTCACTGATTTCGAAGAGAAAGACAGAGCTAAAGCCTCAGAAGCTATGCAATTATTGAAAGAAGCCTATCGTATTTTACAGCAACTAGATAAAGAATATGAAATAACAACTCTACATAAATCTACTCCTGCACTACCTGCAAAACTACAAGAACTAGTAGCTCTTGAACCTGCGTATGTACCATATACACTAATGGTGGCAGCAGCTGATCCAGAAATAGATTTGCTTTACGAAAACGATGAACATAATAGAAAGATAGTACAATCTATTACGAATCGCTTAGTAGAAGCAGGTATTGTAGCTTCAAGAGAGCAAATAGATGAAAATCTTCATAGTTTTGCTATTGATCCACGCACCCGTAAACCTGATTTATGGAAACAATTAGATGAACTTCTAGATTTCAAAAAAATAGGTGTGTCAATTAGTAAAGATGGAGATTTACTTCCTCTTTCTGCTCAATGTGCTATTATTATGTAA
- a CDS encoding Allantoinase (COGs: COG0044 Dihydroorotase and related cyclic amidohydrolase~InterPro IPR006680~KEGG: bth:BT_0250 dihydroorotase~PFAM: Amidohydrolase 1~PRIAM: Allantoinase~SPTR: Dihydroorotase;~IMG reference gene:2504106526~PFAM: Amidohydrolase family~TIGRFAM: dihydroorotase, multifunctional complex type), translating into MKKTLIKNVIVVNEGKQYKASVTIDGEIIKKIVTHEECSDEEFDTVIDGSNQYLLPGIIDDHVHFRDPGLTQKGDISSESCAAVAGGVTSIMDMPNTTPQTTSLEALEEKLKLMANKCHTNYSCYFGATNQNVDILPQLDRHNICGVKVFMGASTGNMLVDRLKSLEAIFNNTNLLIATHCENQDLIRQNTQHYKQQNGNPDDLPLKYHPIIRSEEACFQSSSLAVRLAKESGARLHILHISTARELSLFDNKPLAEKQITAEACIGHLQFSDNDYEKFGTRIKCNPAIKTLEDRNTLRKAVSDGIIDVIATDHAPHLLSDKDGGALKAASGIPMIQFSLVSMLELVNQGVFSIEQIVQKMAHAPSAIYKINNRGYIREGYQADLVLVQKNDPWIVTQPLIQSSCKWSPFEKEQFNWKVKKTFVNGNLVYDNGEVDKSYHGQQLKFI; encoded by the coding sequence ATGAAAAAGACTCTAATTAAGAATGTAATAGTAGTAAATGAAGGCAAGCAGTACAAGGCCTCTGTAACCATTGATGGAGAAATCATAAAAAAGATAGTAACCCATGAAGAGTGTTCTGATGAGGAGTTTGATACTGTAATTGATGGTTCAAACCAATATCTATTACCAGGTATAATAGATGACCATGTTCACTTTAGAGACCCAGGACTAACACAAAAAGGAGATATTTCGTCTGAAAGTTGTGCGGCAGTTGCAGGTGGAGTTACCTCCATTATGGATATGCCAAACACCACTCCACAAACTACTTCATTAGAAGCTCTAGAGGAAAAACTCAAACTTATGGCAAACAAATGCCATACCAACTATTCTTGTTACTTTGGAGCGACTAATCAAAATGTGGATATTTTACCTCAATTAGATAGACATAACATTTGTGGTGTTAAGGTTTTTATGGGTGCAAGCACAGGCAATATGCTCGTAGATAGATTAAAAAGCTTAGAAGCTATATTTAACAATACCAACTTACTGATTGCCACGCATTGTGAAAATCAAGATTTGATTCGCCAAAATACTCAGCACTATAAACAACAGAATGGTAACCCCGATGACTTACCTCTTAAATACCATCCAATCATTCGCTCGGAAGAAGCCTGTTTCCAGTCTTCATCACTTGCTGTTAGATTAGCAAAAGAGAGTGGAGCTCGACTACATATTTTACATATTTCGACTGCTAGAGAACTTAGTCTATTCGATAACAAGCCCTTGGCTGAAAAACAAATCACAGCAGAAGCTTGTATAGGACACCTCCAGTTTTCTGATAACGATTATGAAAAGTTTGGAACAAGAATTAAATGTAATCCTGCTATTAAAACATTAGAAGATAGAAATACGTTACGTAAAGCAGTAAGTGATGGAATTATTGATGTTATTGCAACAGATCATGCACCTCATTTACTATCAGATAAAGATGGTGGGGCTTTAAAAGCAGCCTCAGGTATTCCTATGATTCAATTCTCCTTAGTGAGTATGTTGGAACTAGTAAATCAAGGAGTATTTTCAATTGAACAAATTGTGCAAAAGATGGCTCATGCCCCCTCAGCTATTTATAAAATAAATAATAGAGGATACATACGTGAAGGATATCAAGCCGACTTAGTACTAGTACAAAAAAATGATCCATGGATTGTTACTCAACCGTTAATTCAAAGTTCTTGTAAATGGAGCCCCTTCGAAAAAGAGCAATTCAACTGGAAAGTCAAAAAAACATTTGTCAATGGTAATCTTGTTTATGATAATGGAGAAGTAGATAAAAGTTACCATGGGCAGCAATTAAAATTTATATGA
- a CDS encoding Dolichyl-phosphate beta-D-mannosyltransferase (COGs: COG0463 Glycosyltransferase involved in cell wall biogenesis~InterPro IPR001173~KEGG: bth:BT_0251 dolichol-phosphate mannosyltransferase~PFAM: Glycosyl transferase, family 2~PRIAM: Dolichyl-phosphate beta-D-mannosyltransferase~SPTR: Dolichol-phosphate mannosyltransferase;~IMG reference gene:2504106527~PFAM: Glycosyl transferase family 2) has protein sequence MHNSDSIIIIPTYNEKENIENIIRAIFDLDKVFHILVIDDNSPDGTASIVKTLQEEFPERLFIKERKGKLGLGTAYIEGFKWCLARPYEFIFEMDADFSHAPKDVPRLYEACATKGADVSIGSRYVSGVNVVNWPMGRVLMSYFASKYVRIITGLPIHDTTAGFVCYRRKVLETIDLDNISFKGYAFQIEMKFKSYLHGFKIEEVPVIFINRKHGTSKMNSSIFGEAVFGVIKLKLDSLFKKYPQQHEKDSN, from the coding sequence ATGCACAACTCAGACAGCATCATAATTATCCCAACGTACAACGAAAAGGAGAATATAGAAAATATCATTAGAGCTATCTTTGATTTGGACAAAGTATTTCATATTTTAGTTATTGATGATAATTCTCCTGATGGTACTGCCTCAATAGTCAAGACTTTACAAGAAGAATTTCCCGAACGTCTGTTTATAAAAGAGAGGAAGGGAAAACTAGGTTTAGGCACAGCTTATATCGAAGGATTTAAATGGTGTCTTGCACGCCCTTATGAGTTTATTTTTGAAATGGATGCAGACTTTAGTCATGCTCCCAAAGATGTGCCCAGGCTATACGAAGCTTGTGCAACAAAAGGAGCTGATGTCTCAATAGGCTCACGCTATGTAAGTGGTGTAAATGTTGTAAACTGGCCTATGGGAAGGGTGTTAATGTCTTATTTTGCTTCAAAATATGTGCGCATAATAACAGGACTACCCATTCATGATACCACAGCAGGGTTTGTATGTTATAGAAGAAAGGTATTAGAAACTATCGACTTAGATAATATATCTTTTAAAGGATACGCATTTCAAATAGAGATGAAGTTCAAATCTTATTTACACGGTTTTAAGATTGAAGAAGTTCCTGTCATCTTTATAAACCGAAAACATGGTACATCCAAAATGAATAGTAGTATTTTTGGAGAAGCAGTATTTGGTGTCATAAAACTTAAGCTTGATAGCTTATTTAAGAAATATCCTCAACAACATGAAAAAGACTCTAATTAA